The Paralichthys olivaceus isolate ysfri-2021 chromosome 2, ASM2471397v2, whole genome shotgun sequence genomic interval acagacacctgatgcagacagacacacagttacctggtgcagacagacagacagttagttAGTTACCtggtgcagacagacagacagacagacagacagacacctgatgcagacagacagacacctgatgcagacagacagacagacacctgatgcagacagacagacagacacctgatgcagacagacagacagacagacagacagacagttacctgatgcagacagacagacacctgatgcagacagacagacacctgatgcagacagacacctgatgcagacagacagacagttacctgatgcagacagacagacagacacctgatgcagacagacacacagacacctgatgcagacatacagacacctgatgcagacagacacacagttacctgatgcagacagacagacagacacctgatgcagacagacagacagacacctgatgcagacagacagacagacacctgatgcagacagacagacagacagacagacagttacctggtgcagacagacagacagacacctgatgcagacagacagacagacatctgatgcagacagacagacagacacctgatgcagacagacagacagacacctgatgcagacagacagacagacacctgatgcagacagacagacagacagacagttacctggtgcagacagacagacagacatctgatgcagacagacagacagacacctgatgcagacagacagacagacacctgatgcagacagacagacagacacctgatgcagacagacagacagacagttacctggtgcagacagacagacagacacctgatgcagacagacagttagtTAGTTACCtggtgcagacagacagacagacacctgatgcagacagacagacagacagacacctgatgcagacagacagacagacagttaccTGGtgcaggtagacagacagacagacagttagttACCTGGtgcaggtagacagacagacagacagttacctgatgcagacagacagacagacacctgatgcagacagacagacagacagacagacacctgatgcagacagacagttagtTAGTTACCTGGtgcaggtagacagacagacagacagttagttAGTTACCTGGtgcaggtagacagacagacagacagttagttAGTTACCTGGtgcaggtagacagacagacagacagttagttAGTTACCTGGtgcaggtagacagacagacagcccaGGCTGTAAACAAGGAAGAAGGCCTGTAGAGGGAGACAGATAAAGGTTGACAGTGAAgtcttcagccaatcagagcacagaTTTGTCTGCAGCCTCTTACTACAgctgttttaatttcatgtgACACTGGAAACAGTCAGACACAATTtataaccctcaacaagagtaaaactacCCAGGAAaccatagaaacctcagagtcaCATGTCAGGATCCCTCTCAGAGCGGACAGAAGCGCAATAGATGCTCGTGCTTTAAACTGTGTGGTACATATCACCTTTTTACTTGTGGGTTCATAGATTCACACCAGGGTTTCCCCGCAGCGCTTTATAGTTAAGGCGGCTGCCTTGACAACAACGCCCCCCCGCCTTGACTAGGTCCCCCAGAACCCCGAATCCCTGGTATCAAAACATTTCTAATCACATGAGTGTCACATGATCTGATGTGTTACCTCCTCCAGGCTGAGTTGCAGGTACTCTGACAGAGAGAACGGAGTCCGCCTGACCTCCCTGACCCCCCCACcgacctgcagacacacagcaacacCTTCAGTTTACTGTAAATTAGTCAGTGGAAACGGGTTCAGATGAAGACTCACCTTGCTGTCACAGACCAGGACAAAACCAGCACCTCGAACCAAAGGACCAGAGTCAGGATCTGGGTCAGGATCTGGGTCAGGATCTGGGTCAGGATCTGGGTCCCGGTACGAGCTGTGATCAAGGTTCAGATGTTGTGGAACCAACATGAAGACAAAGATCAGTTTAATGACTctttcagacctgaactccagacattctcaaagtttttttcttgaatCAAGAGCGCGGTGTTTCAGTTCAAGCAcgtgacttgttgaatttatgctCAGAATGTGTATTACTTCACTCGGGCTGCTTTCTGTCCACTCGTGAATCATTTGCTCTCAGATTTCTCCTGTGCGCTTggaatgttttgtgtttacaaCCTGTGAAAAGTCCcgaccaatagaatgccaggtgtcgTTCGCTTGACTTCAGGGCGTCCCGGAAACGACGTCACTTAACTCAGAAGTTTAGCGGCTCTCCAGCCAACATGCAGCAGCAAAGTGAACGACCTCAAGTTTTGTAAGTTTTGATTCAATACTTTCATAACTGGATTAAACCTTTGAGGGAAGTGAGATTTACAGAAGAAtttgaaatgtataaatatgttaAAGTTGTCTGGTAACGTGGAGGAGAATCACTccacctgcagcttctcttGGCTCTTCCACTGACCTCGACGTCTCTGTGTGGTGACAGAGTCCGCCCTCTGCTCCCGGACCCGCCTCCCTCCTCACAACCTCCATCTCTACAGGCTGAGAGAGCCTCGTCAGGATTTGACTGACAGCCTTATCATCCAATCCCTGGGCGACGACAGCTGCTCCCGCCCACCTGAGCATCTCCTCATACCTGGAGGGGGTGGAGCCAGGACAGGATGCAAGGTCATTAAATGGACAGACAGGATGTGATGTCATCTTGTGAACaaacaggatgtgatgtcaCTGACCTGGACCCTGAGACGACAGGTAGAAGCGAACCTTCGTGTGCTGTgacagaaacaggaagcagcGAACTTAAGCTGACAGCAGTGATTGGACCAGacccatgatgatgatgtcactgtatGGGTGTAAACTTACGCTCCCATCGGTCGAAGATGCTGTGGTCTGGTCTCGCTCTTGACAAGACCCCTTTCCCAAAGTATCCCTAAGACAAATAAGAACCTGGGTTCAGATGATACTAAGAAGCATGGACAACATGGATGTCTGtctaaagggatagttcaccctgtgatcctcctctggagctgcGTTCACACGTTCACAGAGGACATTCAGACTAAAACCTGGTGTAAGTGACCTCGTTTCAagctgaatttgaatgtcggagGTCCGGACACTTGGATAAAacccacaggagcagtatggaggcatgttatgtatGTGGACTTCACCCCCCCTCCATCATAGTGctgagaagataatgagtgaattttcattttcggGTGACCTATCTCTTAAACCTAACAAACACAGTCAGGCTTGGTGTTCTCAGCGCTGGTTATATCTGGTTAACTCAGGTTAACTCAGGTTAACTCAGGTTAACTTCTTTAGACCTCAGCGTGCAACAAAAGGGCGGGGTTTACTGCaaatgaccaatcacagacgtggacagtttgactgacagaaGAGCCTCATGGATCACAACAAGGATCAAACTGTTGTAGAATAAAAATGACCCgtgtcctcctcagagactggaACAGTCCTGTCATACACCTTAACCTGGAGCAGGTCAGCTGTTCagcatcagttaccatggtgactaACCCGATAACAAGGGAGTACGCTTCGTACAACTAAAAAAACTCTgagttaaacctgaagttaacctgataaccacaaatcctgcttcaaaGTACAGGGCTCTAGtttagatgatgtggattaactcagacctggtttagatgatgtggattaactcagacctggtttagatgatgtggattaCCTCAGATCTGGtttagatgatgtggattaactcagatctggtttagatgatgtggattaactcagacctggttagatgatgtggattaactcagacctggttagatgatgtggattaactcagacctggttagatgatgtggattaactcagaTCTGGttagatgatgtggattaactcagaTCTGGttagatgatgtggattaactcagaTCTGGttagatgatgtggattaactcagacctggttagatgatgtggattaactcagatctggtttagatgatgtggattaactcagatctggtttagatgatgtggattaactcagacCTGGTTTAGATGGTGTGGATTAACTCAGATCTGGtttagatgatgtggattaactcagacctggttagatgatgtggattaactcagacctggtttagatgatgtggattaactcagatctggtttagatgatgtggattaactcagacctggttagatgatgtggattaactcagacCTGGTTTAGATGGTGTGGATTAACTCAGACCTGGtttagatgatgtggattaactcagacctggttagatgatgtggattaactcagaTCTGGTTTAGATGGTGTGGATTAACTCAGACCTGGTTTAGATGGTGTGGATTAACTCAGATCTGGTTTAGATGGTGTGGATTAACTCAGACCTGGtttagatgatgtggattaactcagacctggttagatgatgtggattaactcagacctggtttagatgatgtggattaactcagaTCTGGttagatgatgtggattaactcagacctggtttagatgatgtggattaactcagacctggtttagatgatgtggattaactcagaTCTGGttagatgatgtggattaactcagacctggtttagatgatgtggattaactcagacctggtttagatgatgtggattaactcagatctggtttagatgatgtggattaactcagacctggtttagatgatgtggattaactcagacCTGGTTTAGATGGTGTGGATTAACTCAGATCTGGtttagatgatgtggattaactcagacctggtttagatgatgtggattaactcagaTCTGGttagatgatgtggattaactcagacctggttagatgatgtggattaactcagacctggtttagatgatgtggattaactcagaTCTGGttagatgatgtggattaactcagacctggttagatgatgtggattaactcagacCTGGTTTAGATGATGTTGATTAACTCAGATCTGGtttagatgatgtggattaactcagacctggtttagatgatgtggattaactcagacctggtttagatgatgtggattaactcagatctggtttagatgatgtggattaactcagacctggttagatgatgtggattaactcagacctggttagatgatgtggattaactcagacctggttagatgatgtggattaactcagacctggtttagatgatgtggattaactcagacctggttagatgatgtggattaactcagacctggtttagatgatgtggattaactcagacctggttagatgatgtggattaactcagacctggttagatgatgtggattaactcagacctggtttagatgatgtggattaactcagacctggttagatgatgtggattaactcagacCTGGCTGTAGATCTTCTGGATGTGGTCCGGGTGACAAACCAACACGTGCTGGTTGATGAGCTCCGCCCGGAGGTCGGTCCTCTCCCTCGGGCTGCGGATCACCGGCAGCGGAGCCTCGTACTCCTCCTGCACCCGGGTCCGCCGCCGAGGAGCCCGGAACTCCGCCTGCATGTTGTCAGCGGAACCGGGGTCTTCTGGATTTCTACTGGACCTGGACTGAGCAGATGTTTGTGCTGCTGACAGACAGCTagctgttagcctgttagcttctgctctgatcactctgttagcatgttagccgACATCAGGACTTTCGGTTTAATTCAAACTTTCCAGTCGACCTTGTTTTGCTGTCGGACGCTGCGGTGTCACAGAATTAGTGTCCGGGCGAAACTGTGATCAGCGTGTTCTTCTTTGGTTCCAATGGCGGGACACAAACCAACGTCGAAGGTGCATGCTGCCACCTACTGTATATGAGTGTAATTACACGACTTTATGGGCTGCTCGTTTCACTTCATTGTTACTATGATATATTTTctacagtttatattttctcctgtttatattttctacagtttatattttctacagtttatattttctacagtttatattttctcctgtttatattttctacagtttatattttctacagtttatataaaatattttctacTGTGTATTGTAATATTTCCAGCAGGTTTGTTATTATTCCCTTCAACCTTTTGAGGCGGTCAGCGTCCAACCTCTTAGAGGGACGAGTGGAAtactcatttattttcaaaccaTGACAGttacaacaaagacacacacacacagagtcagtgcAGTCAATCTCATGCTCTCTTCATGATGGAGGCTCACAGAAACAGCTCTTATTGTGAAAGTGTTGAATGATGAACTGCTCCTGAACCAGAATTAGAGTGAACCTGATGTCTCCCTGAGTACAGACGTGGTCCTAACGGGTCCTGAGAGGTCTGACAGGCTCGGGTCAGGTGTCCACACTCTAAACTGAACCCAGTGACCAACCCATGTCAAACAGTGACTGACTCTCAGATTGTCTCCCTGACATCAATGGTACTGAAAAGAGTTATCAGATGATTGTCCAACTCTGGTGGGGACAtcctcctgtctgtcctcctgtctgtctctctttctgtcgaCGACGTAGTACTGGTGTCTTTGGATGTGTTGGTACAACGTGGTGAATTTGGAGACTCTCTTCATCTTTGGCAGGATGTAGGTGTGAGTGAACATCTCTCTGCTCAGAGAGCTCCGCCCCTCCACTGCCAAGACGCTGTTTACGAAGCCAAGACAGAAGCTGAAGCAGTTATGGTCGTCCTCGTTGAACCTGGACAGAGAGAGGTGTGAGGTGTACCTGTGACAGGTGTGACAGGTGTGAGGTGTACCTGTGTCAGGTGTGAGATGTACCTGTGACAGGTGTGAGGTGTACCTGTGACAGGTGTGACAGGTGTGAGGTGTACCTGTGCCATGCAGGGTCCCACATGGGTCCGTCAGAGAAGTGGTCCAGGTACTGGTCCCACTGAGCCAGCAGGTGGTACATGTCAGGTCGGACCAGAGGAACACTGACGCAGTGCTCCCACCCACTCTGGTCTCTGTGCACCCCCCCCTGAGTGTAGTTATACAcaactcctacacacacacacacacagtattgaGTAAATACACACTGCTCAGTGGTAAACTGACGACAGGTCAGTTACCTTTAGTGCTGGAGATGCCTGTGTGCAGATCTGATGTCCCATCAAAGTCTCTGAGAACAAACCAGCAGAAGCTCTTTAGATATTAAACTGGTTTAAACTGGTTAATGCTGCTCTGACTGGTTACACCTGATGACTGAGTGTACCTACCTGTTCAGGTTGTCCTGTGCAGGTGTGACCAGCAGGGAGCAGGAGCTGTTGTGTCCGTTGGtgaagggggaggggaggatCACCGGCGCCTCCTGCAGTCGTCtcccctccagctcctctccacAGCTCGGACACTCGTCCGGCAACGAGAAACAGAAGATGTGTTTCTGACAGTGACTCAGCTGGATCACGCTGtgttccatctcctcctcctcctttcactcctcctctcactccgcCTTTCAcacttcctctcactcctcctctcactcctcctctcactcttcctctcactcctcctctcactcttcctctc includes:
- the tsen2 gene encoding tRNA-splicing endonuclease subunit Sen2 isoform X1 — its product is MQAEFRAPRRRTRVQEEYEAPLPVIRSPRERTDLRAELINQHVLVCHPDHIQKIYSQGYFGKGVLSRARPDHSIFDRWEPHEGSLLPVVSGSRYEEMLRWAGAAVVAQGLDDKAVSQILTRLSQPVEMEVVRREAGPGAEGGLCHHTETSSSYRDPDPDPDPDPDPDPDPDSGPLVRGAGFVLVCDSKVGGGVREVRRTPFSLSEYLQLSLEEAFFLVYSLGCLSVYLHQEPLSIIQLWRKFRSLRPDFASSYAAYHHFRSRGWVPKGGAKYGVDLMLYRKGPPFYHASYSVVIERVDDAFVGSALRPFSWRSLAALNRITANVSKELMLCYVIHPADQSEAELDSPECLRRLKVQFFPQDVIVSRWVSSRERAEQDDI
- the tsen2 gene encoding tRNA-splicing endonuclease subunit Sen2 isoform X2; the protein is MQAEFRAPRRRTRVQEEYEAPLPVIRSPRERTDLRAELINQHVLVCHPDHIQKIYSQGYFGKGVLSRARPDHSIFDRWEPHEGSLLPVVSGSRYEEMLRWAGAAVVAQGLDDKAVSQILTRLSQPVEMEVVRREAGPGAEGGLCHHTETSSSYRDPDPDPDPDPDPDPDPDSGPLVRGAGFVLVCDSKVGGGVREVRRTPFSLSEYLQLSLEEAFFLVYSLGCLSVYLHQEPLSIIQLWRKFRSLRPDFASSYAAYHHFRSRGWVPKGGAKYGVDLMLYRKGPPFYHASYSVVIERVDDAFVGSALRPFSWRSLAALNRITANVSKELMLCYVIHPADQSEAELDSPECLRRLKVQDVIVSRWVSSRERAEQDDI
- the LOC138405559 gene encoding MKRN2 opposite strand protein-like, with translation MEHSVIQLSHCQKHIFCFSLPDECPSCGEELEGRRLQEAPVILPSPFTNGHNSSCSLLVTPAQDNLNRDFDGTSDLHTGISSTKGVVYNYTQGGVHRDQSGWEHCVSVPLVRPDMYHLLAQWDQYLDHFSDGPMWDPAWHRFNEDDHNCFSFCLGFVNSVLAVEGRSSLSREMFTHTYILPKMKRVSKFTTLYQHIQRHQYYVVDRKRDRQEDRQEDVPTRVGQSSDNSFQYH